GCGCTTGTGGGCGCGGGTGTTGCGCGAGCGCCAGCGGGCGAAACCTGGGTTCTCGGCGTCCTGGGCACTGTAGTCGACGTTGTCGAGGGCCAGGTACTCCGGGTCGACGAAGTGGCGCGACACGCGCTGTACTTCGTCTTCGGTCAGGGTGGTGCTGCCGCCACGCAGGTGGGCCATTTCGGCCTCGACCTTCTCGGCGAACACTTCCGGGGTCAGCGCCTTGACCAGGATCTTGATCCGCGCCTTGTACTTGTTGTCACGGCGACCGTAACGGTTGTACACACGCAGGATGGCGTCCAGGTAGCTGATCAGGTCCTGCCACGGCAGGAACTCGTTGATGAACGAGCCAACTACCGGGGTACGGCCCAAGCCGCCACCGACCAGCACGCGGAAGCCCAACTCGCCCGCGGCGTTGCGCACCGGCTCCAGGCCGATGTCGTGCACTTCGATGGCCGCGCGGTCTTCTTTCGAGCCGTTGATGGCGATCTTGAACTTGCGCGGCAGGTAGGCGAATTCCGGGTGGAAGGTGGTCCACTGGCGGACGATCTCGCACCACGGGCGTGGGTCGATGATCTCGTCTGCAGCAACGCCGGCGAACTGGTCGGTGGTGGTGTTGCGCAGGCAGTTGCCGCTGGTCTGGATCGCGTGCATCTGCACGGTGGCCAGCTCGGCGAGGATGTCCGGAATGTCTTCCAGTGCCGGCCAGTTGTACTGCACGTTCTGGCGGGTGGAAATGTGGGCGTAGCCCTTGTCGTAGTCGCGAGCGATCTTGGCCAGAGTGCGGACCTGGCGGGCGTTCAGCTGGCCATAAGGCACGGCGACGCGCAGCATCGGCGCGAAACGTTGGATATAAAGGCCGTTCTGCAGGCGCAGAGGGCGGAATTCTTCTTCGCTCAGCTCACCGGCCAGGTAGCGGCGGGTCTGATCACGGAACTGCTTGACGCGGTCCTCGATGATCCGCTGATCGTACTCGTCGTATACGTACATAAAAGTCCTGTCTCAGGCTGCATGCAGCTATTCGCGCGCACGGCCGCGCACTCCGGTTCGGAGCCGAGGAACGATATCAGGTTGGGGTTATGCGCTAAAGTGATGTTTTTGCATATGAAAAGAACCAAACGAACTAACTGAGACTGACTGGCATTTGTTCGTGAATGCTTCTCGCGCGTTTATACTCACACGTTTGTTCCAGGGGTTGACCGCATGCTCAAGGCGCTTTGCCAAAGCTTGTGCCTGAGCTTGCCTTTGGCAGCCACGGCCCAGGCCGCTTCGGTGGTGTTCCTCAACCCCGGCCAATCCACTGAAAGCTTCTGGGTCAATTATTCTCGCTTCATGCAGGCGGCCGCAGACGACCTGGGCATGACCCTGCGGGTGGAGTATGGCGAGCGCAATGCCGAACGGGCGCTGACCCAGGCGCGGGCGATTCTGAAAGGCCCGCAACGGCCCGACTACCTGGTGCTGGTCAACGAGCAGTACGTGGCGCCTGAAATCATCCGCTTGTCCCAAGGCACCGGGGTCAAACTGTTCCTGGTCAACAACGGTCTTACCGCAGGCCAGACCGAAAGCATCGAGGCCCAGCCGGGCAAGTATGGCCAGCTGCTGGGCACCCTGACGGGCAATGACGAACAGGCGGGCTATCAGATGCTGCATCAGATGGTCGCCTTGCTGCCGCGCAGCGACGAATTCATCGACCTGGTGGCATTTTCCGGCGTCAAGACCACGCCGGCCTCGCAGCTACGCGAGCAGGGCATGCGCCGTGCTTTGGCCGACTTCCCCCGAGTACGCTTGCGCCAAGTGGTGTACGGCGGCTGGAATCGGCAGCGTGCCTACGAGCAGGCGCAACAGTTGCTGCAGCGCTACCCGGACACCAAGTTGGTGTGGTCGGCCAATGACGAAATGGCCTTTGGTGCCATGCAGGCATTCGAAGCCGCGGGCCGCAAGCCGGGGCGCGACGTGGTGTTCAGTGCGGTCAACAGCTCGCCCGAAGCGCTGCGTGCACGCATCAGTGGGCGGCTGGGGGTGCTCATGGGCGGGCATTTCAGTCTCGGCGGCTGGGCCATGGTCATGCTGCATGACGACGCGCAGGGCCTGCCGGTGAACCGAGATGG
The Pseudomonas sp. KU43P genome window above contains:
- a CDS encoding nitrite/sulfite reductase; translated protein: MYVYDEYDQRIIEDRVKQFRDQTRRYLAGELSEEEFRPLRLQNGLYIQRFAPMLRVAVPYGQLNARQVRTLAKIARDYDKGYAHISTRQNVQYNWPALEDIPDILAELATVQMHAIQTSGNCLRNTTTDQFAGVAADEIIDPRPWCEIVRQWTTFHPEFAYLPRKFKIAINGSKEDRAAIEVHDIGLEPVRNAAGELGFRVLVGGGLGRTPVVGSFINEFLPWQDLISYLDAILRVYNRYGRRDNKYKARIKILVKALTPEVFAEKVEAEMAHLRGGSTTLTEDEVQRVSRHFVDPEYLALDNVDYSAQDAENPGFARWRSRNTRAHKRPGYVAVTLSLKPTGVAPGDLTDKQLDAVADLAERYSFGFLRTSHEQNIILADVEQRQLHALWLELREGGFATPNIGLLTDIICCPGGDYCSLANAKSIPIAESIQRRFDDLDYLFDIGEIDLNISGCMNACGHHHVGHIGILGVDKKGEEFYQVSLGGNAARDASLGKILGPSFAQDDMADVIEKLIAVYVEQRTEEERFIDTYQRIGIDPFKERVYAANH
- a CDS encoding ABC transporter substrate-binding protein — encoded protein: MLKALCQSLCLSLPLAATAQAASVVFLNPGQSTESFWVNYSRFMQAAADDLGMTLRVEYGERNAERALTQARAILKGPQRPDYLVLVNEQYVAPEIIRLSQGTGVKLFLVNNGLTAGQTESIEAQPGKYGQLLGTLTGNDEQAGYQMLHQMVALLPRSDEFIDLVAFSGVKTTPASQLREQGMRRALADFPRVRLRQVVYGGWNRQRAYEQAQQLLQRYPDTKLVWSANDEMAFGAMQAFEAAGRKPGRDVVFSAVNSSPEALRARISGRLGVLMGGHFSLGGWAMVMLHDDAQGLPVNRDGRDEHVSPVLQSIDPVKARRWLKLLEKDDYGVDFQGYSAEGRPAGYQYSFLTSPVDY